The stretch of DNA CGCACCTCGCGGGACAGCTGTCGGACCGCGGGTACGAACCCGTTCCGGTCGACTATTCGGAATTCCTCAAATCCGGTGGCGGAATCAAGTGCAGCACTTTGGAGCTCCGCGGGTTCCGCGGGATCCGGGACACGGAAAGTCAGGGGTGACCGCAATGTCGGACAGTGTCGTATCCGTGTCGGATGCCACGCGCGAGCAGCTGCGCAGGGCCGACGAGCACAGCGCCCACAACTACTCGCCGCTGCCGGTCGTGATCGAATCGGGCGCCGGCGCGTGGGTGAAGGGAATCGACGGCGTCGACTACCTGGACGTCCTCGCCGGATACTCGGCGCTCAACTTCGGCCACGCACATCCGGCGCTCGTCCGGGTCGCACGCGAACAACTCGGCCGGCTCACCCTGACCAGCCGCGCCTTCCAGCACGACCGTTTCGCTTCGTTCTGCGAGGACCTGAGCCGGCTGTGCCGCAAGGAAGCGGTGCTGCCCATGAACACGGGCGCCGAGGCCGTCGAGACCGCGCTGAAACTGGCCCGCAAGTGGGGCTATGACGTCAAGGGTGTGCCGCCCGGGCGCGCCGAGGTGGTCACGTTCGCCGGAAACTTTCACGGCCGCACCATCTCGATTGTCGGGTTCTCGTCCGATCCTGACGCGTACACGGGGTTCGGCCCGTACCCGGCAGGGTTCGCGTCCGTCGAATACGGGAATGCGGATGCGCTCGACGCCGCGATCACCGAGAACACGGTGGCCGTGCTCCTCGAGCCGATCCAGGGCGAGGCCGGAGTTCTGGTGCCGCCACCGGGCTACCTCGCGGCGGTGCGGGACATCTGTACCCGTCGCGGACTCCTGATGATCGCCGACGAGATCCAGAGCGGGCTCGGGCGGACCGGCGACACGTTCGCGTGCGACTTCGAGAACGTCACTCCCGACGTGTATGTGCTGGGCAAGGCGCTCGGCGGTGGCCTGATGCCGGTCTCCGCCGTCGTGGCCGACTGGCCGGTAATGGAGGTGATCGGCCCCGGGCAGCACGGCAGCACGTTCGGGGGCAACCCGCTCGCCTGCGCGGTGGGCAGCGCGGTAGTGGACCTGCTCGAGACCGGCGAATATCAGCAGCGAAGCCGTGAACTGGGCGCCTACCTGCACGACATGCTGTCGCAGTTGCCGCCCGAGCACGTGTCGGAGGTGCGTGGGCGCGGCCTGTGGGCCGGTGTGCAGCTGGCCGACGGCATGCCGGCCGCCCGCACGATCTGTGAAAGACTCCTGGCGCGCCGGGTCCTCGCGAAGGACGCGCACGAGGGCACGATCCGCATCGCCCCGCCGCTGGTGATCGAACGCGACGAGCTGACGTGGGCGGTCGAACAGCTCGCCGATGCGCTCGCCGAGTGAGTTTTGACCCTGGGGCGCCCTGGCCGGTATTGTTCTCCGTTGGCGTGCCGTGCGCCGCTGCGTCTCCGTGTCGCAGTGGCTGGCGGTTCTCGGGTCTCAACTGGCCGCCGGGAATCGCTCGACGATACGCAATGGCCAGCAGCGGATTGAACAAGACGAGGAAGTTCTGTGTCTACGTACACCCCGAAGGCCGGAGATGTGACCCGCACGTGGCACGTCATCGACGCCACTGACGTGGTGCTCGGCCGCCTTGCCGTCCAGGCAGCCAACTTGCTGCGCGGCAAGCACAAGCCCACCTTTGCACCGCACGTTGACGGCGGCGACTTCGTCGTCATCATCAACGCCGACAAGGTCGCGATCAGCGGCAACAAGCGCGAGGGCAAGTTCCTCTACCACCACTCCGGACACCCCGGTGGTCTGAAGTCCCGCTCCGTCGGTGAGGTTCTCGACAAGAACCCCGACCGCCTCGTGGAGAAGGCCGTCGTCGGCATGCTCCCCAAGAACAAGCTGGGTCGCGCCATCAGCAGCAAGCTGAAGGTCTACGCGGGCCCGAACCACCCCCACGCCGCGCAGCAGCCGGTGCCATTCGAGATCAAGCAGGTGGCCCAGTGACGGCGCCGGAGGAGCAGAACGTGTCCAACCCCGAAGAGATCACCGAGGTCGTCGAGGTCGCGGCGGACGAGTACGTGTCCGTCGAGGAGCCCGAGGTCGCCGAGGACATCGAGGCCGCTGCTGCGCCGCAGGCCCCGATCGTGATCGATCGCCCCATCCAGACCGTCGGTCGTCGTAAGGAAGCGGTTGTCCGCGTCCGTCTGACCCCCGGTTCGGGCGACTTCAAGCTCAACGGCCGCACCATCGAGGACTACTTCCCGAACAAGGTGCACCAGCAGCTGATCAAGGCTCCGCTGGTCACCGTCGAGCGCGCCGAGTCCTTCGACATCGTGGCACTGCTGCACGGTGGTGGACCGTCCGGACAGGCCGGCGCACTGCGTCTCGCCATCGCCCGCGCGCTCATCGAGGTCACCCCCGAGGACCGTCCGGCTCTCAAGAGCGCAGGCTTCCTCACGCGTGACGCCCGCGCCGTCGAGCGCAAGAAGTACGGCCTGAAGAAGGCCCGCAAGGCATCTCAGTACTCGAAGCGCTGATGTGTCGCCGAAGCCGCCCTCCGGGGTCGGCTTCGGCACCTGTTCTTCCCGAGAGCAGGCGTCCATCGTTACCGGACGCCTGCTCTCGTGCTTTATCCGAGATGTAATGGGTTTTCTAGGTGCGAGGGGTCTGGTCTATGGGTCGATTGTTCGGGACGGATGGGGTTCGCGGTCTCGCGAATACCGAGCTGACCGCCGAGTTGGCGTTGCAGGTGGCCTCCGCCGCCGCGACGGTGCTGGCGTCGCCGGGTTCGGGCGGACGAAAGACGGCTGTGGTCGGCCGTGACCCGAGAGCCAGCGGCGAAATGCTCGAGGCGGCGGTCGTCGCGGGCCTGACGTCTGCCGGCGTCGACGTCCTGAACGTCGGGGTACTGCCGACACCCGCGGTGGCCTTCCTGACCGCGGAGCTGGACGCCGCTCTCGGTGTCATGATCTCCGCCTCGCACAATCCGATGCCCGACAACGGCATCAAGATCTTCGCGGCAGGCGGCCACAAACTCGACGACGAGGTCGAAGACCGGATCGAGTCCGTCGCCACCGGGACCGCGACACGGCGGGCGCCGACCGGGGCCGGGATCGGACGTGTTCACACAGTGCCGGACGCCGCGGACCGGTACCTGCAGCACCTGACCACCGCGCTCCCGAACCGCCTCGACGGACTGACCGTGGTGGTCGACTGTGCGCACGGCGCGGCCTCGGACGTCGCCCCCGCCGCCTACCGGGCTGCCGGCGCCACCGTCGTCGCGATCAACGCCGAACCCGACGGACTCAACATCAACGAGAACTGCGGATCGACGCACCTCGAGGGCTTGCAGAAGGCCGTCGTCCGGCACGGCGCCGACCTGGGGCTCGCGCACGACGGGGATGCGGATCGATGCCTCGCCGTCGACGCCGGCGGTTCCCTCGTCGACGGCGACGCGATCATGACCGTGCTCGCCCTGG from Rhodococcus opacus B4 encodes:
- the rocD gene encoding ornithine--oxo-acid transaminase, which gives rise to MSDSVVSVSDATREQLRRADEHSAHNYSPLPVVIESGAGAWVKGIDGVDYLDVLAGYSALNFGHAHPALVRVAREQLGRLTLTSRAFQHDRFASFCEDLSRLCRKEAVLPMNTGAEAVETALKLARKWGYDVKGVPPGRAEVVTFAGNFHGRTISIVGFSSDPDAYTGFGPYPAGFASVEYGNADALDAAITENTVAVLLEPIQGEAGVLVPPPGYLAAVRDICTRRGLLMIADEIQSGLGRTGDTFACDFENVTPDVYVLGKALGGGLMPVSAVVADWPVMEVIGPGQHGSTFGGNPLACAVGSAVVDLLETGEYQQRSRELGAYLHDMLSQLPPEHVSEVRGRGLWAGVQLADGMPAARTICERLLARRVLAKDAHEGTIRIAPPLVIERDELTWAVEQLADALAE
- the rplM gene encoding 50S ribosomal protein L13 — its product is MSTYTPKAGDVTRTWHVIDATDVVLGRLAVQAANLLRGKHKPTFAPHVDGGDFVVIINADKVAISGNKREGKFLYHHSGHPGGLKSRSVGEVLDKNPDRLVEKAVVGMLPKNKLGRAISSKLKVYAGPNHPHAAQQPVPFEIKQVAQ
- the rpsI gene encoding 30S ribosomal protein S9 — encoded protein: MTAPEEQNVSNPEEITEVVEVAADEYVSVEEPEVAEDIEAAAAPQAPIVIDRPIQTVGRRKEAVVRVRLTPGSGDFKLNGRTIEDYFPNKVHQQLIKAPLVTVERAESFDIVALLHGGGPSGQAGALRLAIARALIEVTPEDRPALKSAGFLTRDARAVERKKYGLKKARKASQYSKR
- the glmM gene encoding phosphoglucosamine mutase; the encoded protein is MGRLFGTDGVRGLANTELTAELALQVASAAATVLASPGSGGRKTAVVGRDPRASGEMLEAAVVAGLTSAGVDVLNVGVLPTPAVAFLTAELDAALGVMISASHNPMPDNGIKIFAAGGHKLDDEVEDRIESVATGTATRRAPTGAGIGRVHTVPDAADRYLQHLTTALPNRLDGLTVVVDCAHGAASDVAPAAYRAAGATVVAINAEPDGLNINENCGSTHLEGLQKAVVRHGADLGLAHDGDADRCLAVDAGGSLVDGDAIMTVLALGMRDAGELVDDTLVATVMSNLGLHIAMREAGISLVTTAVGDRYVLEGLRSGGFSLGGEQSGHVVFPAFGTTGDGVLTGLRLMGRMAETGQPIAELASAMTTLPQVLVNVKVADKRAVAASPVVLDAVLAAERSLGENGRVLLRPSGTEQLVRVMVEASDLEVARKLADELAGTVASV